One genomic segment of Vespa velutina chromosome 10, iVesVel2.1, whole genome shotgun sequence includes these proteins:
- the LOC124952300 gene encoding synaptojanin-1 isoform X2, translating into MAMGKGFRVYEKLKPPSPHSLLLERRNHKETVLFESQAVAVLSLQETESLKGQYTKLLDAYGCLGVLQLNAGENTLLYLVLVTGCFSVGKIGETEIFRITQSHFVPLHYSQGNEDRVSEVRKFLNSGTFYFSWTGGQQECLDITLSAQKRSKSTTTDNRFFWNRMLHIHLLRYGVDTSQWLLKAMCGSVEIRTVYVGHRQARAVLVSRLSCERAGTRFNVRGTNDDGHVANFVETEQTIYLNNEVTSYIQTRGSVPLFWEQPGIQVGSHKVKISRGFEASKPAFDRHLTMIKQRYGQQVIVNLLGSSLIGSKEGEAMLSQLFQKHHNMSEHNDVPHILFDYHQECRGGNMKNLSKLKAKVEKYLESFSLFYAAGKNVILEQTGTIRTNCLDCLDRTNCVQTFFALELLAQQLSLLKLLEKQQMVSRFEEIFRQMWIYNGNEVSKIYAGTGAIQGSSKLLDGARSAARTIQNNLLDSSKQEAIDILLLGSTLNTEIADRARLLLPSNMLHAPPSVLREMCKRYNEYVTTMKLRISVGTYNVNGGKHFRSVSHKDILLSDWLLDAPRHSSSLVSVEYDNVPVDVFAIGFEEIVDLNASNIMAANFDNAKAWAKELQKVLSRDTEYVLVTYQQLVGVCLYLFIRPEHAPYLRDVAVDCVKTGLGGATGNKGAAAIRCVLYSTSLCFVCAHFAAGQSQVTERNADYAEITRKITFPMGRTLNTHDYVFWCGDFNYRVDMDKDEMKEMIKRNEIDQILQYDQLKVQQEQGNVFKNFLEGSITFPPTYKYDLFSDDYDTSEKCRQPAWTDRVLWKRRKQIPDIDWYPGKLIYYGRAELKQSDHRPVIAIIDVEVYRVEPQQREHVFKEVIEDLGPPDGTIIVKTVDETEDADSAFDSNVMMALVQDLSHIGEVILVRFVGETIWVTFRDGQCALAAAKKGMTHVCGQALTLTLKSPNWMQLIEKEIEICSNTTASQSSAFSPISKTSLPKLEQLGIGEHPSPNKGNTNDVTPPPRPAPPGRPSQPPKSPYQEKKQVPHAGVFSVLPNQFPTTPVKDRAESEQVERSSPESAIYEEILDGFPNYPAPTRPPPPLPRTDPSQESSNKCISSIPPPLPQRQIPPPQHAPPSLPTSSVPPPVPARTSGGPPIPARNPH; encoded by the exons ATGGCGATGGGAAAAGGTTTTCGCGTATACGAAAAATTAAAACCACCTAGTCCACATTCCCTTTTGTTAGAACGTCGAAATCATAAAGAAACTGTCTTATTTGAATCTCAGGCTGTCGCTGTACTtt CTCTTCAAGAAACAGAATCCTTGAAAGGACAATATACGAAATTGTTAGATGCCTATGGATGTTTAGGAGTATTACAATTAAATGCAGGAGAGAACACTTTACTTTATCTTGTCCTTGTTACCGGTTGCTTCTCAGTTGGTAAAATTGGTGAAACTGAAATCTTCCGAATCACACAATCACATTTTGTTCCTTTACATTATAGTCAAGGAAATGAAGATCGTGTATCAGAAGTTAGAAAATTCCTTAATTCtggtacattttatttttcttggacAGGCGGGCAACAGGAATGTCTTGATATCACTCTTAGTGCccaaaaaagaagtaaatcaACGACCACAGATAATAGATTCTTTTG GAATCGAATGTTACACATTCATTTGTTAAGATATGGAGTAGATACGAGCCAATGGTTACTCAAAGCAATGTGTGGCAGTGTAGAAATTCGTACAGTTTATGTGGGTCATAGACAAGCTCGCGCAGTTCTTGTATCAAGATTAAGTTGTGAAAGAGCAGGTACtag ATTTAATGTCAGAGGGACCAATGACGATGGACATGTAGCTAATTTCGTGGAAACCGAACAAactatttatttgaataatgaaGTAACATCTTATATACAGACTAGAGGATCGGTTCCATTATTTTGGGAACAACCTGGAATACAAGTCGGTTCGCATAAAGTTAAAATATCCAGAGGATTTGAAGCTTCAAAACCAGCTTTTGATAGACATTTAACTATGATTAAGCAAAGGTATGGACAACAAGTGATAGTAAATCTTCTGGGCTCCAGTCTCATTGGTAGTAAAGAAGGGGAAGCAATGTTAAgtcaattatttcaaaaacatCACAATATGTCAGAACACAATGATGTACCACacatattatttgattatcaCCAGGAGTGTAGAGGTGGAAACATGAAGAATCTCTCCAAATTAAAAGCTAAAGTGGAAAAGTACTTAGAgtccttttccttattttatgCTGCTggaaaaaatgtaatacttGAACAAACTGGTACAATTCGTACTAATTGCTTAGATTGCTTGGACAGAACTAACTGTGTACAAACTTTTTTTGCATTAGAATTGCTTGCGCAGCAATTGAGTTTACTAAAACTACTTGAAAAACAACAAATGGTGTCAAGATTTGAGGAAATTTTTCGTCAAATGTGGATATATAATGGCAATGAAGTTAGTAAAATTTATGCTGGAACAGGGGCGATTCAAGGAAGCTCAAAATTATTAGATGGAGCAAGATCTGCCGCTAGAACAATACAAAACAATCTTTTGGATTCGAGTAAGCAGGAAGCTATTGATATTTTGCTCTTAGGTTCTACATTAAATACAGAGATAGCTGATAGAGCTCGATTATTGTTACCATCTAATATGTTACATGCTCCGCCAAGTGTATTGAGAGAAATGtgtaaaagatataatgaatatGTAACAACAATGAAGCTTAGAATAAGCGTTGGTACTTATAATGTGAACGGCGGTAAACATTTTCGAAGCGTATcacataaagatattttacttTCTGATTGGTTATTGGATGCTCCGCGTCATTCATCGT cATTGGTATCTGTGGAATATGATAACGTACCTGTGGATGTATTTGCAATTGGATTTGAAGAAATAGTAGATTTAAATGCTAGTAATATTATGGCAGCTAATTTTGACAATGCAAAAGCTTGGGCAAAAGAATTACAAAAAGTATTATCAAGAGATACCGAATATGTTCTTGTTACATATCAACAATTAGTTGGAGTTTGCTTATATCTATTCATACGACCCGAACATGCTCCTTATTTGAGAGATGTTGCAGTAGATTGTGTGAAAACAGGTTTAGGTGGTGCTACGGGTAATAAAGGTGCGGCAGCTATACGATGTGTCTTATATTCTACATCTTTATGTTTTGTATGCGCCCATTTTGCTGCTGGCCAATCTCAAGTTACTGAGCGCAATGCTGATTATGCAGAAATAACGCGAAAAATAACGTTTCCTATGGGTAGAACACTAAATACTCATGATTATGTATTTTGGTGCGGAGATTTTAATTACAGAGTTGACATGGATAAGGATGAAATGAAGGAAATGATTAAGAGGAATGAAATTGATCAAATACTGCAATATGatcaattaaaa GTACAACAGGAACAGGGTAATGTGTTCAAAAACTTTTTGGAAGGATCCATTACATTTCCTCCTACATACAAGTACGATCTTTTTTCCGATGACTATGACACGAGTGAAAAATGCCGTCAGCCTGCATGGACAGATAGAGTTCTTTGGAAACGAAGAAAGCAAATACCTGATATTG ATTGGTATCCAGGGAAGCTTATTTATTATGGTAGAGCAGAATTAAAACAAAGTGATCACAGACctgttattgctattatcgacGTAGAGGTTTATCGCGTTGAACCACAACAAAGGGAACATGTATTTAAAGAAGTAATAGAAGATTTGGGTCCACCGGATGgaacgataatagtaaaaacGGTAGACGAAACAGAAGATGCTGATAGCGCATTCGATAGTAATGTTATGATGGCATTGGTACAAGATCTGTCTCATATTGGCGAAGTGATTCTCGTGAGATTCGTTGGAGAAACAATTTGGGTCACCTTTAGAGATGGACAATGTGCTTTGGCCGCtgcaaaaaaaggaatgacaCACGTCTGCGGCCAAGCATTAACTTTAACATTAAAGTCACCCAATTGGATGCAACttattgagaaagaaatagaaatttgtaGCAATACCACAGCATCGCAATCTAGTGCTTTCTCGCCTATTTCGAAAACTTCTTTGCCAAAATTAGAACAATTAGGAATTGGAGAACATCCATCGCCtaataaaggaaatacgaATGATGTTACCCCACCGCCCAGGCCAGCTCCACCAGGCAGACCATCTCAACCGCCTAAAAGTCCAtatcaagagaaaaaacaagttCCCCACGCAGGTGTATTTAGCGTATTACCTAATCAATTTCCAACGACGCCAGTTAAAGATAGAGCTGAATCCGAACAAGTGGAAAGATCGTCTCCGGAATCTGCAatttacgaagaaatattAGATGGATTTCCTAATTATCCTGCGCCAACTAGACCACCGCCGCCATTGCCACGTACAGATCCTTCCCAAGAATCATCGAACAAGTGTATTAGTTCTATACCTCCTCCATTACCGCAAAGACAAATTCCTCCACCTCAGCATGCCCCGCCCAGCTTGCCTACATCGTCGGTTCCACCACCGGTTCCAGCGAGAACATCAGGTGGTCCACCTATTCCAGCGAGAAATCCACATTAA
- the LOC124952300 gene encoding synaptojanin-1 isoform X3, translating into MAMGKGFRVYEKLKPPSPHSLLLERRNHKETVLFESQAVAVLSLQETESLKGQYTKLLDAYGCLGVLQLNAGENTLLYLVLVTGCFSVGGQQECLDITLSAQKRSKSTTTDNRFFWNRMLHIHLLRYGVDTSQWLLKAMCGSVEIRTVYVGHRQARAVLVSRLSCERAGTRFNVRGTNDDGHVANFVETEQTIYLNNEVTSYIQTRGSVPLFWEQPGIQVGSHKVKISRGFEASKPAFDRHLTMIKQRYGQQVIVNLLGSSLIGSKEGEAMLSQLFQKHHNMSEHNDVPHILFDYHQECRGGNMKNLSKLKAKVEKYLESFSLFYAAGKNVILEQTGTIRTNCLDCLDRTNCVQTFFALELLAQQLSLLKLLEKQQMVSRFEEIFRQMWIYNGNEVSKIYAGTGAIQGSSKLLDGARSAARTIQNNLLDSSKQEAIDILLLGSTLNTEIADRARLLLPSNMLHAPPSVLREMCKRYNEYVTTMKLRISVGTYNVNGGKHFRSVSHKDILLSDWLLDAPRHSSSLVSVEYDNVPVDVFAIGFEEIVDLNASNIMAANFDNAKAWAKELQKVLSRDTEYVLVTYQQLVGVCLYLFIRPEHAPYLRDVAVDCVKTGLGGATGNKGAAAIRCVLYSTSLCFVCAHFAAGQSQVTERNADYAEITRKITFPMGRTLNTHDYVFWCGDFNYRVDMDKDEMKEMIKRNEIDQILQYDQLKVQQEQGNVFKNFLEGSITFPPTYKYDLFSDDYDTSEKCRQPAWTDRVLWKRRKQIPDIDSPTDWYPGKLIYYGRAELKQSDHRPVIAIIDVEVYRVEPQQREHVFKEVIEDLGPPDGTIIVKTVDETEDADSAFDSNVMMALVQDLSHIGEVILVRFVGETIWVTFRDGQCALAAAKKGMTHVCGQALTLTLKSPNWMQLIEKEIEICSNTTASQSSAFSPISKTSLPKLEQLGIGEHPSPNKGNTNDVTPPPRPAPPGRPSQPPKSPYQEKKQVPHAGVFSVLPNQFPTTPVKDRAESEQVERSSPESAIYEEILDGFPNYPAPTRPPPPLPRTDPSQESSNKCISSIPPPLPQRQIPPPQHAPPSLPTSSVPPPVPARTSGGPPIPARNPH; encoded by the exons ATGGCGATGGGAAAAGGTTTTCGCGTATACGAAAAATTAAAACCACCTAGTCCACATTCCCTTTTGTTAGAACGTCGAAATCATAAAGAAACTGTCTTATTTGAATCTCAGGCTGTCGCTGTACTtt CTCTTCAAGAAACAGAATCCTTGAAAGGACAATATACGAAATTGTTAGATGCCTATGGATGTTTAGGAGTATTACAATTAAATGCAGGAGAGAACACTTTACTTTATCTTGTCCTTGTTACCGGTTGCTTCTCAGTTG GCGGGCAACAGGAATGTCTTGATATCACTCTTAGTGCccaaaaaagaagtaaatcaACGACCACAGATAATAGATTCTTTTG GAATCGAATGTTACACATTCATTTGTTAAGATATGGAGTAGATACGAGCCAATGGTTACTCAAAGCAATGTGTGGCAGTGTAGAAATTCGTACAGTTTATGTGGGTCATAGACAAGCTCGCGCAGTTCTTGTATCAAGATTAAGTTGTGAAAGAGCAGGTACtag ATTTAATGTCAGAGGGACCAATGACGATGGACATGTAGCTAATTTCGTGGAAACCGAACAAactatttatttgaataatgaaGTAACATCTTATATACAGACTAGAGGATCGGTTCCATTATTTTGGGAACAACCTGGAATACAAGTCGGTTCGCATAAAGTTAAAATATCCAGAGGATTTGAAGCTTCAAAACCAGCTTTTGATAGACATTTAACTATGATTAAGCAAAGGTATGGACAACAAGTGATAGTAAATCTTCTGGGCTCCAGTCTCATTGGTAGTAAAGAAGGGGAAGCAATGTTAAgtcaattatttcaaaaacatCACAATATGTCAGAACACAATGATGTACCACacatattatttgattatcaCCAGGAGTGTAGAGGTGGAAACATGAAGAATCTCTCCAAATTAAAAGCTAAAGTGGAAAAGTACTTAGAgtccttttccttattttatgCTGCTggaaaaaatgtaatacttGAACAAACTGGTACAATTCGTACTAATTGCTTAGATTGCTTGGACAGAACTAACTGTGTACAAACTTTTTTTGCATTAGAATTGCTTGCGCAGCAATTGAGTTTACTAAAACTACTTGAAAAACAACAAATGGTGTCAAGATTTGAGGAAATTTTTCGTCAAATGTGGATATATAATGGCAATGAAGTTAGTAAAATTTATGCTGGAACAGGGGCGATTCAAGGAAGCTCAAAATTATTAGATGGAGCAAGATCTGCCGCTAGAACAATACAAAACAATCTTTTGGATTCGAGTAAGCAGGAAGCTATTGATATTTTGCTCTTAGGTTCTACATTAAATACAGAGATAGCTGATAGAGCTCGATTATTGTTACCATCTAATATGTTACATGCTCCGCCAAGTGTATTGAGAGAAATGtgtaaaagatataatgaatatGTAACAACAATGAAGCTTAGAATAAGCGTTGGTACTTATAATGTGAACGGCGGTAAACATTTTCGAAGCGTATcacataaagatattttacttTCTGATTGGTTATTGGATGCTCCGCGTCATTCATCGT cATTGGTATCTGTGGAATATGATAACGTACCTGTGGATGTATTTGCAATTGGATTTGAAGAAATAGTAGATTTAAATGCTAGTAATATTATGGCAGCTAATTTTGACAATGCAAAAGCTTGGGCAAAAGAATTACAAAAAGTATTATCAAGAGATACCGAATATGTTCTTGTTACATATCAACAATTAGTTGGAGTTTGCTTATATCTATTCATACGACCCGAACATGCTCCTTATTTGAGAGATGTTGCAGTAGATTGTGTGAAAACAGGTTTAGGTGGTGCTACGGGTAATAAAGGTGCGGCAGCTATACGATGTGTCTTATATTCTACATCTTTATGTTTTGTATGCGCCCATTTTGCTGCTGGCCAATCTCAAGTTACTGAGCGCAATGCTGATTATGCAGAAATAACGCGAAAAATAACGTTTCCTATGGGTAGAACACTAAATACTCATGATTATGTATTTTGGTGCGGAGATTTTAATTACAGAGTTGACATGGATAAGGATGAAATGAAGGAAATGATTAAGAGGAATGAAATTGATCAAATACTGCAATATGatcaattaaaa GTACAACAGGAACAGGGTAATGTGTTCAAAAACTTTTTGGAAGGATCCATTACATTTCCTCCTACATACAAGTACGATCTTTTTTCCGATGACTATGACACGAGTGAAAAATGCCGTCAGCCTGCATGGACAGATAGAGTTCTTTGGAAACGAAGAAAGCAAATACCTGATATTG ATTCTCCTACAGATTGGTATCCAGGGAAGCTTATTTATTATGGTAGAGCAGAATTAAAACAAAGTGATCACAGACctgttattgctattatcgacGTAGAGGTTTATCGCGTTGAACCACAACAAAGGGAACATGTATTTAAAGAAGTAATAGAAGATTTGGGTCCACCGGATGgaacgataatagtaaaaacGGTAGACGAAACAGAAGATGCTGATAGCGCATTCGATAGTAATGTTATGATGGCATTGGTACAAGATCTGTCTCATATTGGCGAAGTGATTCTCGTGAGATTCGTTGGAGAAACAATTTGGGTCACCTTTAGAGATGGACAATGTGCTTTGGCCGCtgcaaaaaaaggaatgacaCACGTCTGCGGCCAAGCATTAACTTTAACATTAAAGTCACCCAATTGGATGCAACttattgagaaagaaatagaaatttgtaGCAATACCACAGCATCGCAATCTAGTGCTTTCTCGCCTATTTCGAAAACTTCTTTGCCAAAATTAGAACAATTAGGAATTGGAGAACATCCATCGCCtaataaaggaaatacgaATGATGTTACCCCACCGCCCAGGCCAGCTCCACCAGGCAGACCATCTCAACCGCCTAAAAGTCCAtatcaagagaaaaaacaagttCCCCACGCAGGTGTATTTAGCGTATTACCTAATCAATTTCCAACGACGCCAGTTAAAGATAGAGCTGAATCCGAACAAGTGGAAAGATCGTCTCCGGAATCTGCAatttacgaagaaatattAGATGGATTTCCTAATTATCCTGCGCCAACTAGACCACCGCCGCCATTGCCACGTACAGATCCTTCCCAAGAATCATCGAACAAGTGTATTAGTTCTATACCTCCTCCATTACCGCAAAGACAAATTCCTCCACCTCAGCATGCCCCGCCCAGCTTGCCTACATCGTCGGTTCCACCACCGGTTCCAGCGAGAACATCAGGTGGTCCACCTATTCCAGCGAGAAATCCACATTAA
- the LOC124952300 gene encoding synaptojanin-1 isoform X1: MAMGKGFRVYEKLKPPSPHSLLLERRNHKETVLFESQAVAVLSLQETESLKGQYTKLLDAYGCLGVLQLNAGENTLLYLVLVTGCFSVGKIGETEIFRITQSHFVPLHYSQGNEDRVSEVRKFLNSGTFYFSWTGGQQECLDITLSAQKRSKSTTTDNRFFWNRMLHIHLLRYGVDTSQWLLKAMCGSVEIRTVYVGHRQARAVLVSRLSCERAGTRFNVRGTNDDGHVANFVETEQTIYLNNEVTSYIQTRGSVPLFWEQPGIQVGSHKVKISRGFEASKPAFDRHLTMIKQRYGQQVIVNLLGSSLIGSKEGEAMLSQLFQKHHNMSEHNDVPHILFDYHQECRGGNMKNLSKLKAKVEKYLESFSLFYAAGKNVILEQTGTIRTNCLDCLDRTNCVQTFFALELLAQQLSLLKLLEKQQMVSRFEEIFRQMWIYNGNEVSKIYAGTGAIQGSSKLLDGARSAARTIQNNLLDSSKQEAIDILLLGSTLNTEIADRARLLLPSNMLHAPPSVLREMCKRYNEYVTTMKLRISVGTYNVNGGKHFRSVSHKDILLSDWLLDAPRHSSSLVSVEYDNVPVDVFAIGFEEIVDLNASNIMAANFDNAKAWAKELQKVLSRDTEYVLVTYQQLVGVCLYLFIRPEHAPYLRDVAVDCVKTGLGGATGNKGAAAIRCVLYSTSLCFVCAHFAAGQSQVTERNADYAEITRKITFPMGRTLNTHDYVFWCGDFNYRVDMDKDEMKEMIKRNEIDQILQYDQLKVQQEQGNVFKNFLEGSITFPPTYKYDLFSDDYDTSEKCRQPAWTDRVLWKRRKQIPDIDSPTDWYPGKLIYYGRAELKQSDHRPVIAIIDVEVYRVEPQQREHVFKEVIEDLGPPDGTIIVKTVDETEDADSAFDSNVMMALVQDLSHIGEVILVRFVGETIWVTFRDGQCALAAAKKGMTHVCGQALTLTLKSPNWMQLIEKEIEICSNTTASQSSAFSPISKTSLPKLEQLGIGEHPSPNKGNTNDVTPPPRPAPPGRPSQPPKSPYQEKKQVPHAGVFSVLPNQFPTTPVKDRAESEQVERSSPESAIYEEILDGFPNYPAPTRPPPPLPRTDPSQESSNKCISSIPPPLPQRQIPPPQHAPPSLPTSSVPPPVPARTSGGPPIPARNPH, encoded by the exons ATGGCGATGGGAAAAGGTTTTCGCGTATACGAAAAATTAAAACCACCTAGTCCACATTCCCTTTTGTTAGAACGTCGAAATCATAAAGAAACTGTCTTATTTGAATCTCAGGCTGTCGCTGTACTtt CTCTTCAAGAAACAGAATCCTTGAAAGGACAATATACGAAATTGTTAGATGCCTATGGATGTTTAGGAGTATTACAATTAAATGCAGGAGAGAACACTTTACTTTATCTTGTCCTTGTTACCGGTTGCTTCTCAGTTGGTAAAATTGGTGAAACTGAAATCTTCCGAATCACACAATCACATTTTGTTCCTTTACATTATAGTCAAGGAAATGAAGATCGTGTATCAGAAGTTAGAAAATTCCTTAATTCtggtacattttatttttcttggacAGGCGGGCAACAGGAATGTCTTGATATCACTCTTAGTGCccaaaaaagaagtaaatcaACGACCACAGATAATAGATTCTTTTG GAATCGAATGTTACACATTCATTTGTTAAGATATGGAGTAGATACGAGCCAATGGTTACTCAAAGCAATGTGTGGCAGTGTAGAAATTCGTACAGTTTATGTGGGTCATAGACAAGCTCGCGCAGTTCTTGTATCAAGATTAAGTTGTGAAAGAGCAGGTACtag ATTTAATGTCAGAGGGACCAATGACGATGGACATGTAGCTAATTTCGTGGAAACCGAACAAactatttatttgaataatgaaGTAACATCTTATATACAGACTAGAGGATCGGTTCCATTATTTTGGGAACAACCTGGAATACAAGTCGGTTCGCATAAAGTTAAAATATCCAGAGGATTTGAAGCTTCAAAACCAGCTTTTGATAGACATTTAACTATGATTAAGCAAAGGTATGGACAACAAGTGATAGTAAATCTTCTGGGCTCCAGTCTCATTGGTAGTAAAGAAGGGGAAGCAATGTTAAgtcaattatttcaaaaacatCACAATATGTCAGAACACAATGATGTACCACacatattatttgattatcaCCAGGAGTGTAGAGGTGGAAACATGAAGAATCTCTCCAAATTAAAAGCTAAAGTGGAAAAGTACTTAGAgtccttttccttattttatgCTGCTggaaaaaatgtaatacttGAACAAACTGGTACAATTCGTACTAATTGCTTAGATTGCTTGGACAGAACTAACTGTGTACAAACTTTTTTTGCATTAGAATTGCTTGCGCAGCAATTGAGTTTACTAAAACTACTTGAAAAACAACAAATGGTGTCAAGATTTGAGGAAATTTTTCGTCAAATGTGGATATATAATGGCAATGAAGTTAGTAAAATTTATGCTGGAACAGGGGCGATTCAAGGAAGCTCAAAATTATTAGATGGAGCAAGATCTGCCGCTAGAACAATACAAAACAATCTTTTGGATTCGAGTAAGCAGGAAGCTATTGATATTTTGCTCTTAGGTTCTACATTAAATACAGAGATAGCTGATAGAGCTCGATTATTGTTACCATCTAATATGTTACATGCTCCGCCAAGTGTATTGAGAGAAATGtgtaaaagatataatgaatatGTAACAACAATGAAGCTTAGAATAAGCGTTGGTACTTATAATGTGAACGGCGGTAAACATTTTCGAAGCGTATcacataaagatattttacttTCTGATTGGTTATTGGATGCTCCGCGTCATTCATCGT cATTGGTATCTGTGGAATATGATAACGTACCTGTGGATGTATTTGCAATTGGATTTGAAGAAATAGTAGATTTAAATGCTAGTAATATTATGGCAGCTAATTTTGACAATGCAAAAGCTTGGGCAAAAGAATTACAAAAAGTATTATCAAGAGATACCGAATATGTTCTTGTTACATATCAACAATTAGTTGGAGTTTGCTTATATCTATTCATACGACCCGAACATGCTCCTTATTTGAGAGATGTTGCAGTAGATTGTGTGAAAACAGGTTTAGGTGGTGCTACGGGTAATAAAGGTGCGGCAGCTATACGATGTGTCTTATATTCTACATCTTTATGTTTTGTATGCGCCCATTTTGCTGCTGGCCAATCTCAAGTTACTGAGCGCAATGCTGATTATGCAGAAATAACGCGAAAAATAACGTTTCCTATGGGTAGAACACTAAATACTCATGATTATGTATTTTGGTGCGGAGATTTTAATTACAGAGTTGACATGGATAAGGATGAAATGAAGGAAATGATTAAGAGGAATGAAATTGATCAAATACTGCAATATGatcaattaaaa GTACAACAGGAACAGGGTAATGTGTTCAAAAACTTTTTGGAAGGATCCATTACATTTCCTCCTACATACAAGTACGATCTTTTTTCCGATGACTATGACACGAGTGAAAAATGCCGTCAGCCTGCATGGACAGATAGAGTTCTTTGGAAACGAAGAAAGCAAATACCTGATATTG ATTCTCCTACAGATTGGTATCCAGGGAAGCTTATTTATTATGGTAGAGCAGAATTAAAACAAAGTGATCACAGACctgttattgctattatcgacGTAGAGGTTTATCGCGTTGAACCACAACAAAGGGAACATGTATTTAAAGAAGTAATAGAAGATTTGGGTCCACCGGATGgaacgataatagtaaaaacGGTAGACGAAACAGAAGATGCTGATAGCGCATTCGATAGTAATGTTATGATGGCATTGGTACAAGATCTGTCTCATATTGGCGAAGTGATTCTCGTGAGATTCGTTGGAGAAACAATTTGGGTCACCTTTAGAGATGGACAATGTGCTTTGGCCGCtgcaaaaaaaggaatgacaCACGTCTGCGGCCAAGCATTAACTTTAACATTAAAGTCACCCAATTGGATGCAACttattgagaaagaaatagaaatttgtaGCAATACCACAGCATCGCAATCTAGTGCTTTCTCGCCTATTTCGAAAACTTCTTTGCCAAAATTAGAACAATTAGGAATTGGAGAACATCCATCGCCtaataaaggaaatacgaATGATGTTACCCCACCGCCCAGGCCAGCTCCACCAGGCAGACCATCTCAACCGCCTAAAAGTCCAtatcaagagaaaaaacaagttCCCCACGCAGGTGTATTTAGCGTATTACCTAATCAATTTCCAACGACGCCAGTTAAAGATAGAGCTGAATCCGAACAAGTGGAAAGATCGTCTCCGGAATCTGCAatttacgaagaaatattAGATGGATTTCCTAATTATCCTGCGCCAACTAGACCACCGCCGCCATTGCCACGTACAGATCCTTCCCAAGAATCATCGAACAAGTGTATTAGTTCTATACCTCCTCCATTACCGCAAAGACAAATTCCTCCACCTCAGCATGCCCCGCCCAGCTTGCCTACATCGTCGGTTCCACCACCGGTTCCAGCGAGAACATCAGGTGGTCCACCTATTCCAGCGAGAAATCCACATTAA